A stretch of Sulfurimonas autotrophica DSM 16294 DNA encodes these proteins:
- a CDS encoding LPP20 family lipoprotein codes for MHKIIKNTALLIMVAAAITGCSSKKAEPKKQEVYKPTFTCKQEGIAAPRWTCIPEVPGFYAGVGVAEKSAAGIAHMRRVALMNGRSDLAQQIESKIKDKMEGFTRATGNGSAETVDKVTTAVTKQVAKVDLKDSKAVDMWNAPSGAIYMLVTVPEANVNKEVKKVYKKTVDSSFKNDDALWQQFQSKQALENLDKEFPTE; via the coding sequence ATGCATAAAATAATTAAAAATACAGCTCTACTGATTATGGTTGCAGCAGCAATCACAGGATGCAGCAGTAAAAAAGCCGAACCAAAAAAACAAGAAGTTTACAAGCCTACCTTTACATGTAAACAAGAGGGCATAGCAGCTCCAAGATGGACATGTATTCCTGAAGTGCCGGGGTTTTATGCAGGTGTCGGTGTAGCTGAAAAAAGTGCGGCAGGAATTGCGCATATGCGTCGAGTGGCTTTAATGAACGGTCGTTCTGATTTAGCACAACAAATTGAGAGTAAAATCAAAGACAAGATGGAAGGTTTTACAAGAGCTACCGGAAACGGTTCAGCCGAAACAGTTGACAAGGTAACCACAGCCGTCACAAAACAGGTGGCAAAAGTAGATTTAAAAGATTCAAAAGCTGTTGATATGTGGAATGCTCCTTCAGGTGCAATTTATATGTTAGTCACTGTTCCCGAAGCAAATGTCAACAAAGAAGTAAAAAAAGTTTACAAGAAAACAGTAGATTCAAGTTTTAAAAATGATGATGCTCTTTGGCAGCAGTTTCAATCAAAACAGGCCTTGGAAAATTTAGATAAAGAATTTCCAACAGAATAG
- the nusB gene encoding transcription antitermination factor NusB produces the protein MATRQQARMAVVSLLYAYDLGNGNTSEHSNEILEEKKIRNKQKDFALGLYEGVMEHIEEIDKAIVEHLKEWDFERLGAIERATLRLATYEILFGELDSAVVINEAVEITKSFGTEQSPKFINGVLDAIAKDHKAK, from the coding sequence ATGGCTACTCGTCAGCAGGCACGTATGGCCGTAGTAAGCCTTTTATACGCATATGATTTGGGAAACGGCAACACGTCTGAGCATTCAAATGAGATTCTTGAAGAAAAGAAAATCCGTAACAAACAAAAAGATTTTGCTCTTGGACTCTATGAAGGTGTTATGGAGCATATAGAAGAAATTGACAAAGCGATAGTTGAGCATTTAAAAGAGTGGGATTTTGAACGTTTGGGTGCAATTGAGCGTGCAACATTAAGACTTGCAACGTATGAAATTCTTTTTGGGGAACTTGATTCTGCGGTTGTTATTAATGAAGCAGTTGAAATTACAAAATCATTTGGAACAGAACAGTCTCCTAAATTTATTAACGGTGTTTTGGATGCAATAGCAAAAGATCACAAGGCAAAATAA
- a CDS encoding DMT family transporter, which produces MNRIKNLNKGVQYMLIASFTFAIMGAFAKLASQNMSSLEVVFFRNIAGVIIVGLAVLKKPMQHPGGKPFLLFFRGFIGFVALLAFFYNIAHIPLGDAMTYSKTSPIFTAVFAWLFLHEKLSLKGWLAVFVGFIGILFITQPSGVGFSKYDLLGIFSGVGAALAYTSVRELKAYYDTRAIVLSFMITGTLGPIFLFLISPYINFPELDFMLGKFIMPHGIVWFYLLAMGLFATFSQILMTKAYGETKAGIVGAVSYTNILFSIIVGLFLGDAFPSLVTSFGIVLIVAAGIMVARDK; this is translated from the coding sequence ATGAATAGAATTAAGAATTTAAACAAGGGCGTGCAATATATGCTTATTGCAAGCTTTACATTTGCCATTATGGGTGCTTTTGCCAAACTCGCAAGCCAGAATATGAGTTCGCTAGAAGTTGTTTTTTTTAGGAATATTGCCGGTGTAATTATAGTCGGACTCGCTGTTTTAAAAAAACCGATGCAGCATCCGGGAGGCAAGCCCTTTTTACTTTTTTTTAGGGGGTTTATAGGCTTTGTTGCACTGCTGGCATTTTTTTATAACATTGCCCATATTCCGCTTGGTGATGCCATGACCTATTCAAAAACTTCACCGATTTTTACGGCAGTGTTTGCTTGGTTATTTTTACATGAAAAGCTCTCTTTAAAAGGCTGGCTTGCAGTTTTTGTAGGGTTTATAGGTATACTTTTTATAACGCAACCAAGCGGGGTAGGTTTTTCAAAGTATGACCTGCTTGGAATTTTCAGCGGTGTGGGTGCTGCTCTTGCCTACACTTCAGTCAGAGAATTAAAAGCCTATTATGATACCCGTGCAATTGTACTTTCGTTTATGATTACAGGAACGCTCGGTCCTATTTTTCTCTTTTTAATTTCACCCTATATAAATTTTCCTGAACTTGATTTTATGCTTGGAAAATTTATTATGCCTCATGGTATTGTCTGGTTTTATCTGCTTGCAATGGGTCTGTTCGCAACATTTTCACAAATACTGATGACAAAAGCATACGGAGAAACAAAAGCCGGAATTGTAGGTGCGGTGAGTTATACAAATATACTCTTTTCCATTATAGTAGGTCTTTTTTTGGGAGATGCTTTTCCATCGCTGGTTACGAGTTTTGGAATTGTTTTGATTGTAGCGGCCGGAATTATGGTTGCGCGTGATAAGTAG
- a CDS encoding sensor domain-containing diguanylate cyclase, with protein MQIFRDKVFIALAGLFLVLISVYLWYIQQQKELLQTSVYTKESRYMREKVQDLINAKQKGMMAVAIAISHDNKIKEILKTKSIDVKHFQAISEDIKEHTVFKNVWLQLIDVNGISLFRSWSSLYGDNLKLKRKDISFVSKKRTPIMSISSDKYDLSIKALVPIIEKNKILGELEVITHFNSISRALKKSGIESIVLLNKYYTKQLEYPFSKNFLGEFYIANLDVSKKLLNNFKNIYIDHFLKQNNNYYIKKGYLLVKYPLQNYKNETIGSFLMLKPLTEISDKEIKTFTWQSIGIGIIVLLLLFGLIHIFFFFKVQREKRYYKKILDASNNMFVITNGEEIIDVNQSFYYYFKQYSSLEEFTRKHSCVCDFFVKENGYLQTNTDGINWIEFVIKQKDKSYIVKMNIEGKIYYFKITGKLVSVKPREYVTVFADITTEEEYRLELEYQSIIDPLTGIYNRRYFERKISEEITRCERYEMVFSLIMLDIDFFKRINDTYGHDVGDKVLQSHSALILENLRESDILCRVGGEEFMIILPQTTQEQAYYKAEDLRKKVQNEQDMHLQITMSFGVAQFHKADTYETLYKRVDTALYKAKESGRNKVAVL; from the coding sequence ATGCAAATTTTTCGTGATAAAGTTTTTATTGCTCTAGCTGGATTGTTTCTTGTTTTAATATCTGTGTATTTGTGGTATATTCAGCAGCAAAAGGAACTTTTGCAGACAAGTGTGTATACTAAGGAATCACGATATATGCGTGAAAAAGTTCAGGATCTTATCAATGCAAAACAAAAGGGAATGATGGCGGTTGCTATTGCTATTTCTCACGATAATAAGATTAAAGAGATACTCAAAACGAAGAGCATTGATGTGAAGCATTTTCAAGCTATTAGCGAAGATATCAAAGAACATACAGTTTTTAAAAATGTCTGGTTGCAACTTATTGACGTAAACGGAATTTCATTATTTCGTTCATGGTCTTCTCTTTATGGTGACAACTTAAAACTCAAACGCAAGGATATCTCTTTTGTATCAAAAAAGAGAACACCTATTATGAGTATAAGTTCAGACAAATATGATTTGAGTATTAAAGCACTAGTTCCCATTATCGAAAAAAATAAAATTTTAGGGGAACTTGAAGTTATTACTCACTTTAACTCTATTAGTCGAGCACTTAAAAAATCAGGGATAGAGTCAATTGTTCTACTGAATAAATATTACACTAAACAGTTAGAATATCCCTTTAGTAAAAATTTTCTTGGAGAATTTTATATTGCAAATCTGGATGTATCTAAAAAACTGTTAAATAATTTTAAAAATATTTATATTGATCATTTTCTCAAACAAAACAATAATTATTATATTAAGAAAGGGTATTTACTGGTAAAATATCCTCTTCAAAATTATAAAAATGAAACAATTGGTTCTTTTCTTATGTTAAAGCCACTTACAGAGATTTCCGATAAAGAGATTAAAACTTTTACATGGCAATCAATAGGCATCGGTATTATTGTCTTATTGCTTTTATTTGGATTAATACACATTTTTTTCTTTTTTAAAGTGCAACGTGAAAAACGCTATTATAAAAAAATCCTCGATGCTTCAAACAATATGTTTGTAATTACGAATGGCGAAGAAATTATAGATGTTAATCAGTCGTTTTATTATTATTTCAAACAATATTCCTCGCTTGAGGAGTTTACGCGAAAACATTCTTGTGTGTGTGATTTTTTTGTAAAAGAAAATGGATATCTTCAAACAAATACGGATGGTATTAACTGGATTGAATTTGTTATCAAGCAAAAAGATAAGTCATATATTGTGAAAATGAATATTGAAGGTAAAATTTATTATTTTAAAATTACGGGAAAACTTGTTTCAGTTAAACCAAGAGAATATGTGACTGTTTTTGCGGATATAACGACAGAAGAGGAGTATCGTTTAGAACTTGAATATCAAAGTATTATCGATCCTTTGACCGGAATATATAACCGACGCTATTTTGAACGAAAAATATCTGAAGAAATTACGCGATGTGAACGTTATGAAATGGTATTTTCTCTTATTATGTTAGACATAGATTTTTTTAAAAGAATAAATGATACATACGGGCATGATGTTGGCGACAAAGTACTACAAAGCCATAGCGCACTTATATTAGAAAATTTACGCGAGAGTGATATCTTATGTCGAGTTGGTGGTGAAGAATTTATGATTATTTTACCGCAAACAACACAGGAACAGGCTTATTATAAAGCTGAAGATTTACGTAAAAAAGTACAAAATGAACAAGATATGCATTTACAAATTACAATGAGTTTTGGAGTTGCGCAGTTTCATAAAGCCGATACGTATGAAACACTTTATAAAAGAGTAGATACTGCTCTTTACAAAGCAAAAGAGAGTGGCAGAAATAAAGTAGCTGTTCTTTAG
- the ribH gene encoding 6,7-dimethyl-8-ribityllumazine synthase — MNLIEGKLKVVNGKKIAIVSTRWNHFIVDRLVEGAKDAFDRHGGNAEDLTHVLVPGAFELPMIVDQLLASGKYDAICALGAVIRGSTPHFDYVAAEATKGIASMSLKYQKPVSFGLLTTDTIEQAIERAGTKAGNKGFEAMGVVIEMLDLYEAL, encoded by the coding sequence ATGAATTTAATTGAAGGTAAATTAAAAGTAGTAAACGGCAAAAAAATAGCCATAGTAAGCACAAGATGGAACCATTTTATAGTGGATAGACTTGTAGAGGGAGCAAAAGATGCCTTTGACCGTCACGGCGGAAATGCAGAGGATTTGACACATGTTTTAGTTCCGGGTGCATTTGAGCTGCCTATGATTGTCGACCAGCTTTTGGCAAGCGGAAAATATGATGCAATTTGTGCTTTGGGGGCTGTTATCCGTGGTTCAACACCTCATTTTGATTATGTTGCGGCTGAAGCGACAAAAGGCATAGCAAGTATGAGCCTCAAATATCAAAAACCTGTAAGTTTCGGACTTTTAACAACCGATACAATTGAGCAGGCGATAGAGAGAGCCGGAACAAAAGCCGGAAACAAAGGTTTTGAAGCAATGGGCGTTGTTATAGAAATGCTAGATTTATACGAGGCACTGTAA
- a CDS encoding phosphoribosyltransferase: MKRYYSYENFRNDTCKLISEVKTFEAEAIVAVARGGLTLAHCMAEGLDIRDVQSIRTELYDKECKREELSLFGECSLKYAKRVLIVDDIADSGETLNFIMNYLRKDFPAIEFKSSALFYKKTSIYEPDFWINEADIWIEFFWEKDFI; this comes from the coding sequence TTGAAACGCTACTATTCCTATGAAAATTTTAGAAATGATACATGTAAACTTATTTCAGAGGTTAAGACTTTTGAAGCTGAGGCAATAGTCGCTGTTGCAAGAGGCGGGCTTACACTGGCACATTGCATGGCAGAAGGGCTTGACATTAGAGATGTGCAAAGCATAAGAACGGAACTTTATGATAAAGAGTGCAAAAGAGAAGAACTCTCCCTCTTTGGTGAATGCAGCTTAAAGTATGCAAAAAGGGTACTCATTGTTGATGACATTGCAGACAGCGGTGAAACACTTAATTTTATTATGAATTATTTAAGAAAGGATTTCCCTGCTATTGAATTCAAATCATCGGCACTTTTTTATAAAAAAACTTCGATTTACGAACCGGATTTTTGGATAAATGAAGCGGATATCTGGATAGAATTTTTTTGGGAGAAAGATTTTATTTAA
- a CDS encoding c-type cytochrome, protein MKFSLLFLWLFMSLSNASDANSLLFHGNCTTCHFETKSVSAPSMMEVRKRYLSAFPQKKDFVKQMAQWVQQPNETTSIMQDAINKYELMPNLAFEKDVLEDIASYIYETDFK, encoded by the coding sequence GTGAAATTTTCATTGTTATTCTTGTGGCTTTTTATGAGCCTCTCAAATGCATCGGATGCCAATTCTCTGCTTTTTCACGGCAACTGTACCACCTGTCATTTTGAAACAAAATCCGTTTCTGCTCCATCAATGATGGAGGTGCGCAAACGATATTTGAGTGCATTTCCTCAAAAAAAAGATTTTGTAAAACAGATGGCCCAATGGGTGCAACAACCGAATGAGACTACTTCAATTATGCAAGATGCCATAAACAAATATGAACTTATGCCAAATCTTGCTTTTGAAAAAGATGTTTTAGAAGATATAGCAAGTTATATATATGAAACAGATTTTAAATAA
- the kdsA gene encoding 3-deoxy-8-phosphooctulonate synthase, whose protein sequence is MNLQNGKIMKLLAGPCVIESEENIFTIAKALEKYQEDATIDFYFKASFDKANRTSLDSFRGLGMEKGLEILQKVKDDFGYKIVTDVHESIQVEPVAKVVDMLQIPAFLCRQTDLLVACAKTDKEVNIKKGQFINPPDMRYSVMKVLKTRGCDEVSYENAQKHGIYLTERGSSFGYGNIVVDMRSLVIMREFAPVIFDATHSVQMPGALGGKTGGDSSMVPYLASAAAAVGVDGFFFETHFDPSCALSDGPNMVKLDELEKLIEKIKKIQAIK, encoded by the coding sequence ATAAATTTACAAAATGGAAAAATTATGAAACTTTTAGCAGGACCTTGTGTCATTGAGAGTGAAGAAAATATTTTTACAATAGCAAAAGCATTAGAAAAATATCAAGAAGATGCAACAATAGATTTTTATTTCAAAGCAAGTTTTGACAAAGCTAACCGAACTTCGTTAGACTCTTTTCGCGGGCTTGGCATGGAAAAAGGTCTTGAAATTTTACAAAAAGTCAAAGACGATTTCGGCTATAAAATAGTAACGGATGTGCATGAGAGCATTCAGGTTGAGCCAGTTGCAAAAGTAGTTGATATGCTGCAGATTCCCGCATTTCTCTGCCGACAGACAGACTTACTTGTAGCTTGTGCAAAAACAGACAAAGAGGTAAACATTAAAAAAGGTCAGTTTATTAATCCGCCTGATATGCGATACTCTGTAATGAAAGTCCTTAAAACCCGCGGATGTGATGAGGTAAGTTACGAAAATGCACAAAAACATGGGATATATCTTACAGAGAGAGGCAGCTCTTTCGGGTATGGAAATATCGTTGTGGATATGCGTTCGCTTGTAATTATGCGCGAATTTGCACCTGTTATCTTTGATGCAACACACTCTGTACAGATGCCGGGTGCGCTTGGCGGCAAGACAGGCGGAGACAGCTCCATGGTGCCTTATCTTGCAAGTGCGGCAGCAGCTGTTGGTGTGGACGGATTTTTCTTTGAAACGCATTTTGATCCAAGTTGTGCTTTGAGTGACGGGCCAAATATGGTAAAATTAGACGAATTAGAAAAACTGATAGAAAAAATTAAAAAAATTCAAGCAATAAAATAA
- a CDS encoding cation-translocating P-type ATPase, with protein sequence MKANKKWYTKNIQDVIALFHTNIKTGLENEKAEEALKTYGYNELKRINKTPWYIIFLRQFTDVLILILFVAAGISIAIGEMGDAITILVIIVLNGILGFVQEYKAENAIEALKKMLHPTCKVLRDAKEEIIDAKLLVPGDIVLLEIGDKIPADLRLIESFNLKVDEASLTGESESVSKNTLTLGIDTPLAAESNMAWMGTSVVNGRGTGIVVETGMNTQFGKIAAMTQNVATEPTPLQKKLATLGKKLGIYSVGISVLVSIIGWLLGKDLLEMFLTGVALAVAVVPEGLPAVVTITLALGIKAMAKQKALLRRLQAAETLGAATTICTDKTGTLTQNQMTVKKIWLASSKEIDVTGSGYDPAGHFEFHGKKLDYKHDTDLLMLLKTALICNHAKVQKNESDWEAIGEPTEAALIVAAYKAWLHDDDTQKTISEFSFNSIRKRMSVIVHDKDSVVAYVKGAPEVILERSSSYFKNGQIVPLDNPHKKEIKNAYQTMDKHGLRTLAIAFRKLPSDTTLSQESVENELTLLGIVGIIDPAHEEVPDAIDMAYTAGIKVIMITGDNPDTALAIANSIGLKTKKAITSSNLSKMSDENLQKELNGSVLFARARPEDKLRIVKILKNSNEIVAMTGDGVNDAPALKEADIGIAMGKKGTDVAKSASDMVLSDDNFASIINAVRQGRREYDNIQKFVLYLLSSNSGEVIAIFINIVIGGPLILIPVQILWMNLVTDGMTAVALGVEPAEKGIMKRPPRAVEEPILDRYGIIMIALLGSYIGFATLWLFHYYMAKDPQGGVVLAQTVAFTGIIILEKMNVLNYRSTREPMTKIGFFSNKWLLLAIFFTVSLQICAVYVPFLQDALHTTAMGWKDWGIILLVAMPIFILTEIYKWVRFR encoded by the coding sequence ATGAAAGCTAATAAGAAATGGTATACAAAAAATATTCAAGATGTAATTGCACTCTTTCACACTAATATTAAGACAGGTTTAGAGAATGAAAAAGCCGAAGAGGCACTGAAAACATATGGCTACAATGAACTTAAACGCATAAATAAAACACCGTGGTATATAATATTTTTGCGTCAATTTACGGACGTTCTCATTCTTATACTGTTTGTTGCCGCTGGAATTTCAATAGCTATAGGTGAAATGGGTGACGCTATCACTATTTTAGTCATTATTGTGCTCAATGGCATTCTCGGTTTTGTTCAAGAGTATAAAGCCGAAAATGCCATTGAAGCGTTAAAGAAGATGCTCCATCCTACATGTAAAGTGTTAAGAGATGCAAAAGAGGAGATTATTGATGCAAAATTACTTGTTCCCGGTGATATAGTCCTCCTTGAAATAGGCGATAAAATTCCTGCTGATTTAAGACTCATAGAAAGTTTTAATTTAAAAGTAGATGAAGCTTCTTTGACCGGGGAATCTGAATCTGTGTCAAAGAACACACTCACTTTAGGCATAGATACCCCTCTTGCGGCAGAGTCAAATATGGCTTGGATGGGAACATCTGTTGTTAATGGCAGAGGCACAGGAATAGTCGTTGAAACGGGTATGAATACGCAATTTGGAAAAATTGCAGCAATGACACAAAACGTTGCAACAGAGCCAACTCCTTTACAGAAAAAACTGGCAACTTTGGGTAAAAAATTAGGAATATACTCTGTTGGAATTTCAGTACTTGTCTCTATAATCGGATGGCTGCTTGGAAAAGATTTACTTGAAATGTTTCTCACCGGTGTTGCTTTAGCTGTTGCCGTTGTACCAGAAGGTCTTCCGGCCGTTGTAACCATTACGCTAGCTCTGGGCATTAAAGCAATGGCAAAACAAAAAGCACTACTTAGGCGTTTGCAGGCTGCTGAAACGCTAGGGGCAGCCACAACCATTTGTACGGACAAAACAGGAACGCTTACGCAAAACCAAATGACTGTGAAAAAGATTTGGCTCGCTTCTTCTAAAGAAATTGATGTCACAGGAAGCGGGTATGATCCTGCCGGACATTTTGAATTTCATGGGAAAAAACTTGACTACAAGCATGATACAGATTTACTGATGCTTCTAAAGACCGCACTTATATGCAATCATGCAAAGGTACAAAAAAATGAATCTGATTGGGAAGCAATCGGAGAACCGACGGAAGCGGCATTAATCGTCGCCGCCTATAAAGCATGGCTTCATGATGATGACACACAAAAAACTATAAGTGAGTTTTCTTTTAATTCTATACGTAAACGCATGAGTGTTATAGTACACGATAAAGATTCTGTTGTTGCCTATGTTAAGGGAGCTCCGGAAGTTATTCTTGAGAGAAGCAGCAGTTATTTTAAAAACGGCCAAATCGTTCCTTTAGACAATCCGCACAAAAAAGAGATAAAAAATGCATATCAGACAATGGATAAGCATGGTCTGAGAACCCTCGCTATTGCTTTTAGAAAACTGCCCAGCGATACAACATTGTCCCAAGAGAGTGTTGAGAATGAACTTACACTATTAGGTATAGTCGGCATTATAGACCCGGCACATGAAGAAGTGCCTGATGCTATAGATATGGCATATACTGCTGGTATCAAAGTTATTATGATAACAGGAGACAACCCTGATACAGCACTAGCTATTGCTAATTCCATTGGTTTAAAAACCAAAAAAGCCATCACTTCCAGTAATTTATCAAAAATGAGCGATGAAAATCTACAAAAAGAGCTCAACGGAAGCGTCCTCTTTGCGAGAGCCAGACCCGAAGACAAACTTAGGATTGTAAAAATTCTCAAAAACTCTAATGAAATAGTTGCCATGACAGGAGACGGCGTCAATGATGCCCCTGCGCTTAAAGAAGCCGATATCGGCATAGCAATGGGAAAAAAAGGCACTGATGTTGCCAAAAGTGCCTCAGATATGGTGCTGAGTGATGATAATTTTGCATCTATTATTAATGCCGTGCGCCAAGGCAGACGTGAATATGACAATATCCAAAAATTTGTACTCTATCTTTTATCATCAAACAGTGGGGAAGTCATTGCAATTTTTATCAATATAGTAATAGGCGGACCGCTCATACTCATTCCTGTTCAAATTCTCTGGATGAATTTGGTAACTGACGGTATGACGGCTGTTGCACTTGGTGTTGAACCGGCTGAAAAAGGAATTATGAAACGACCTCCAAGAGCAGTAGAAGAGCCTATTTTAGACCGTTACGGCATTATAATGATTGCACTGCTTGGCAGTTATATAGGATTCGCTACCCTTTGGCTATTTCATTATTACATGGCAAAAGACCCGCAAGGAGGTGTTGTTCTTGCTCAGACTGTTGCTTTTACCGGGATTATAATCTTAGAAAAAATGAATGTGTTAAATTATCGCTCTACACGTGAACCAATGACAAAAATAGGTTTTTTTAGCAATAAATGGCTTCTGCTTGCGATTTTCTTTACAGTAAGTCTGCAGATATGCGCGGTCTATGTGCCGTTTTTACAAGACGCATTGCATACTACGGCTATGGGCTGGAAAGACTGGGGAATCATACTCCTTGTAGCAATGCCGATATTTATATTGACTGAAATATATAAATGGGTACGATTTAGATAA
- a CDS encoding cation:proton antiporter, whose product MNEVELGKFLLSLSLIFGLTYILGSFLSQLKIPTILAALFIGVFLSYTPFLSFVDAGTNFKNTFEFLSNLGVLFLLFYIGLQIDLSEMKKSSSDIVWLTVLNTILPFIFGTAAMLLFGYGWAIALVIGMTRMPTAEAVIVPILDEFKMIKTRIGTFIIGAGVLDDIIEVLLVGIVSIWVSTKTVQHHEGITALALGIVVFMLVAWIFYMWMHKVMQYYKPKSLNTLMIFSLVILFGFGGFAEYVELGMVVGAIAAGVIMRPMYESDEKQGEQLTKMTQTLSYGFFGILFFFWIGFNADIQGFIKEPLLAIVLYLVGTLGKLFGVLLMVPMKKITLKEAVIVGVGLDARLTTEIIVAQLLFSASIIDIKLFTALVAASSFTAITVPLLFSLLIRLWPKEARHES is encoded by the coding sequence ATGAATGAAGTTGAATTAGGTAAATTTCTCTTATCTCTCTCTTTAATCTTTGGTTTAACCTATATTTTGGGATCTTTTTTATCGCAATTAAAAATACCGACCATTCTTGCAGCACTTTTTATCGGTGTTTTTTTAAGCTATACCCCTTTTCTTTCATTTGTTGATGCCGGAACAAATTTTAAAAATACTTTTGAGTTTCTTTCCAATCTCGGCGTGTTATTTCTGCTCTTTTACATAGGTTTGCAAATTGACCTTTCTGAGATGAAAAAATCAAGTTCCGATATTGTATGGCTGACTGTTTTAAACACTATTTTACCCTTTATTTTCGGTACTGCTGCTATGCTTTTATTTGGTTATGGCTGGGCCATTGCTCTTGTTATAGGTATGACACGCATGCCGACTGCAGAAGCGGTCATTGTTCCTATTTTAGACGAATTTAAAATGATTAAGACAAGAATCGGTACGTTCATTATAGGTGCAGGTGTCCTTGATGACATCATCGAAGTTTTACTTGTAGGTATTGTCTCTATCTGGGTAAGCACTAAAACTGTCCAGCATCACGAAGGCATTACAGCTCTGGCATTGGGGATTGTTGTTTTTATGCTCGTAGCTTGGATTTTTTATATGTGGATGCATAAAGTTATGCAGTATTACAAACCAAAAAGCTTAAACACCTTGATGATTTTTTCCCTTGTTATTCTTTTTGGATTTGGAGGTTTTGCAGAGTATGTGGAACTTGGAATGGTTGTCGGTGCCATCGCAGCAGGTGTCATCATGCGGCCTATGTATGAAAGTGATGAAAAACAAGGAGAACAGCTCACTAAAATGACGCAAACATTGAGTTATGGTTTTTTTGGTATCTTATTTTTCTTTTGGATTGGCTTTAATGCAGACATCCAAGGCTTTATAAAAGAACCTCTCTTAGCCATCGTACTTTATTTAGTTGGAACACTCGGAAAACTTTTTGGTGTTTTGCTGATGGTACCTATGAAAAAAATTACCTTAAAAGAGGCTGTTATAGTTGGAGTCGGATTAGATGCCAGACTGACTACAGAAATTATTGTCGCCCAACTGCTTTTTAGTGCTTCCATTATAGACATCAAACTTTTTACGGCGCTTGTTGCCGCATCATCGTTCACCGCAATTACGGTTCCCTTACTTTTTTCACTCCTTATAAGACTTTGGCCAAAGGAAGCACGTCATGAAAGCTAA
- a CDS encoding TerB family tellurite resistance protein, whose protein sequence is MSNIILFAFLAAVFYYIFKSYGRYTAQYSQEAFKDFSVSYESLKNSDLGLFVALVAKVAKADGHVDALEAQLVGIMFDDIAKLFPEPQKTKDILKQIFNEEKDRRDNIEAVAHQLGEALRRNKAQQEQFMGFLIQLAFADGKVTQSEEDILATIAEALEFDPNKYHALFDQFEAMMKNVHPQATLDDAYKVLGVSKDDNMDTIKKAYRKLVRQYHPDIIKSQGKSEEYIKEATAKTQEINQAYEMIKKARG, encoded by the coding sequence ATGTCAAATATTATTTTATTTGCCTTTTTGGCAGCAGTTTTTTACTATATATTTAAAAGTTACGGTCGCTACACGGCGCAATATTCGCAAGAAGCATTTAAAGATTTCTCTGTTTCCTATGAATCTCTTAAAAACAGTGATTTAGGTCTTTTTGTAGCCCTTGTGGCCAAAGTAGCAAAAGCTGACGGACATGTAGATGCCCTTGAAGCACAGCTTGTGGGCATTATGTTTGATGACATAGCAAAGCTTTTTCCCGAGCCTCAAAAAACAAAAGATATTTTAAAACAGATTTTTAATGAAGAAAAAGATCGTCGTGATAATATAGAAGCTGTTGCTCACCAGCTAGGCGAGGCGCTCAGACGTAACAAAGCACAGCAAGAACAGTTTATGGGTTTTTTAATTCAATTGGCTTTTGCAGACGGTAAAGTAACGCAAAGCGAAGAGGATATTTTAGCCACTATTGCAGAGGCTCTAGAGTTTGACCCAAACAAATACCATGCTCTTTTTGACCAATTTGAAGCAATGATGAAAAACGTGCATCCTCAGGCAACACTCGATGATGCTTATAAAGTTTTAGGCGTAAGTAAAGATGACAACATGGACACTATCAAAAAAGCATATAGAAAACTCGTACGTCAATATCACCCTGATATTATAAAGTCACAAGGCAAAAGCGAAGAGTATATCAAAGAAGCAACTGCAAAAACACAAGAGATAAATCAAGCCTATGAGATGATAAAAAAAGCTAGAGGCTAA